The following proteins are encoded in a genomic region of Burkholderia cepacia:
- a CDS encoding ABC transporter substrate-binding protein: MKNAYVSSAARRTRGVPHAAVALRCIAASLLFAGAATQALAAPTGKTLVYCTEGSPAGFDPGQHTTSTDFDASTYTIYNGLVQFKRGTLDLEPSLATSWDVSPDQRTITFHLRRGVKFQTTAWFKPTRPFQADDVVFTFRRMLDPDDPFRKAYPVSFPYFSDLGFDRNVERIEKVDDYTVRFVLKTPDVVFVRNLAMAFASVLSAEYASQLAARHRESDINQFPVGTGPFLLRTYQKDALIRYEANPDYWKPDDVKLARLVFAITPDPAARLQKLVAGECQVSVFPRPADLETVRRDPKLSLFSGMGFNVGFVAYNTQHAPLDRVDVRRALDIAIDKTAIVKTVFNGDAKIATNPMPPTQWSYNPRLKDAPRDPAAAKALLAQAGFPNGFDLTLWAMPVQRPYNPNAQLMAQLIQQDWAKIGVRAKIVSYEWGEYNRRAKHDGQHDAILYGWSGDNGDPDNWLGTLLGCDAVHGSNLAKWCNQDFERLVSAARSNADVAKRTSLYEQAQVVFKDQVPFTPIATSIVSLPISRRVHGLTFSPLGGHRFDGVWLD; the protein is encoded by the coding sequence ATGAAGAACGCTTACGTTTCGTCAGCCGCGCGTCGTACGCGTGGCGTACCGCATGCCGCCGTCGCGCTTCGCTGCATTGCCGCGTCGTTGCTGTTCGCCGGCGCGGCGACACAGGCGCTTGCCGCGCCGACCGGCAAGACGCTCGTGTACTGCACCGAAGGCAGCCCGGCCGGTTTCGATCCGGGCCAGCACACGACGAGCACGGATTTCGATGCGAGCACGTACACGATCTACAACGGGCTCGTGCAGTTCAAGCGCGGCACGCTCGATCTTGAACCGTCGCTCGCGACGAGCTGGGACGTATCGCCCGACCAGCGCACGATCACGTTTCATTTGCGGCGTGGCGTGAAATTCCAGACGACCGCCTGGTTCAAGCCGACGCGGCCGTTCCAGGCCGACGACGTCGTGTTCACGTTCCGCCGCATGCTCGATCCGGACGATCCGTTCCGCAAGGCCTACCCGGTCAGCTTCCCGTATTTCAGCGATCTCGGTTTCGACCGCAATGTCGAGCGTATCGAGAAAGTAGACGACTACACGGTGCGCTTCGTGCTGAAGACGCCCGACGTCGTGTTCGTGCGCAACCTCGCGATGGCGTTCGCGTCGGTACTGTCGGCCGAATATGCGTCGCAGCTTGCCGCGCGGCATCGCGAGTCCGACATCAACCAGTTCCCGGTCGGCACGGGGCCGTTCCTGCTGCGCACGTACCAGAAGGATGCGCTGATCCGCTACGAGGCGAATCCAGACTACTGGAAGCCGGACGACGTGAAGCTCGCACGCCTCGTGTTCGCGATCACGCCCGATCCGGCCGCGCGCCTGCAGAAGCTGGTGGCCGGTGAGTGCCAGGTGTCGGTGTTCCCGCGCCCGGCCGATCTCGAGACGGTGCGGCGCGACCCGAAGCTGTCGCTGTTCTCGGGGATGGGGTTCAACGTCGGCTTCGTCGCGTACAACACGCAGCATGCGCCGCTCGATCGCGTCGACGTGCGGCGCGCGCTCGACATCGCGATCGACAAGACGGCGATCGTGAAGACCGTGTTCAACGGCGACGCGAAGATCGCGACCAACCCGATGCCGCCCACGCAATGGTCGTACAACCCGCGCCTGAAGGATGCACCGCGCGATCCGGCCGCTGCGAAGGCGCTGCTCGCGCAGGCCGGATTCCCGAACGGCTTCGACCTGACGCTGTGGGCGATGCCGGTGCAGCGTCCGTACAACCCGAACGCGCAGTTGATGGCGCAGCTGATCCAGCAGGACTGGGCGAAGATCGGCGTGCGCGCGAAGATCGTCAGCTACGAGTGGGGCGAATACAACCGCCGCGCGAAGCACGATGGCCAGCATGACGCGATCCTGTACGGCTGGTCGGGCGACAACGGCGACCCCGACAACTGGCTCGGCACGTTGCTCGGCTGCGACGCGGTGCACGGCAGCAACCTCGCGAAGTGGTGCAATCAGGATTTCGAACGACTTGTCAGCGCGGCGCGCTCGAACGCGGATGTCGCCAAGCGCACGTCGCTGTACGAGCAGGCACAGGTCGTGTTCAAGGATCAGGTGCCGTTCACGCCGATCGCGACGTCGATCGTGTCGCTGCCGATCTCCAGGCGTGTCCACGGGCTGACGTTCTCGCCGCTCGGTGGGCACCGGTTCGACGGCGTGTGGCTCGATTGA
- a CDS encoding TauD/TfdA dioxygenase family protein yields the protein MSEVQHAAQSPSHASHAAPRTAAVPLQLRQVAGRIGAEIAGVRLTATLDDATFDAVKAALLRHKVLFFRGQHHLDDTAQEAFARRFGETVAHPTVRSVDGSAHLLELDSAHGARANSWHTDVTFVDAYPKISILRAVVIPPFGGDTVWANTAAAYAHLPDPLRALADSLWALHTNAYDYASTHVHADDTQLKRYREVFTSTVYETEHPVVRVHPDTGERTLVLGHFVQRLKGLSSQDSAHLLQVFHEHVTRLENTVRWNWQEGDVAIWDNRATQHYAINDYGDARRVVRRATVHGDVPVGIDGRQSVVLKGPGATLQ from the coding sequence ATGTCCGAAGTCCAGCACGCCGCACAATCGCCTTCGCATGCTTCGCACGCCGCGCCGCGCACGGCCGCCGTTCCGCTTCAGCTTCGCCAGGTTGCCGGCCGGATCGGCGCCGAAATCGCCGGCGTCAGGCTGACGGCCACGCTCGACGATGCGACGTTCGATGCGGTCAAGGCCGCGCTGCTGCGCCACAAGGTGCTGTTCTTCCGTGGCCAGCACCATCTCGACGACACCGCGCAGGAAGCGTTCGCTCGCCGCTTCGGCGAGACGGTCGCCCACCCGACCGTGCGGTCCGTCGACGGCAGCGCCCATCTGCTCGAACTCGATTCCGCGCACGGTGCGCGCGCCAATTCGTGGCACACCGACGTGACGTTCGTCGATGCTTACCCGAAGATCTCGATCCTGCGCGCGGTCGTGATTCCGCCGTTCGGCGGCGATACCGTGTGGGCCAATACGGCCGCCGCCTACGCGCATCTCCCCGATCCGCTGCGCGCACTCGCCGACTCGCTGTGGGCGCTGCACACCAACGCCTACGACTACGCGTCGACGCATGTGCATGCCGACGACACGCAACTGAAGCGCTATCGCGAAGTGTTCACGTCGACCGTCTATGAAACCGAGCATCCGGTCGTGCGCGTGCATCCGGACACCGGCGAGCGTACGCTTGTGCTCGGCCACTTCGTGCAGCGGCTCAAGGGGCTGTCGTCGCAGGATTCCGCGCATCTGCTGCAGGTCTTCCACGAACATGTGACGCGTCTCGAGAACACCGTGCGCTGGAACTGGCAGGAAGGCGACGTCGCGATCTGGGACAACCGCGCGACGCAGCACTACGCGATCAACGACTACGGCGATGCGCGCCGCGTCGTGCGCCGCGCGACCGTTCACGGCGACGTGCCGGTCGGCATCGATGGCCGCCAGAGCGTCGTGCTGAAAGGGCCGGGCGCAACGCTGCAGTAA
- a CDS encoding sulfonate ABC transporter substrate-binding protein, with translation MTDTPHADAETTPANPRRRQWLHGAAAGLAGLALGPLAAGPARADDTGTRLRIGFQKYGNFVVLKARGTLEKRLASQGVTVQWLEFPAGPQLLEGLNAGAIDVGTVGETPPIFAQAGGVDFVYIGNEPPAPQGEAIIVLPDSPIRTVAQLRGKKVAFNKGSNVHFLLVKALERAGLTYADIQPIYLTPADARAAFVQRSIDAWVIWDPYFAAAERQLGARVVANGDGLVRNTQYYLAARKYAAAHPQVLRTLLDEVDAVDRWARDHVPEVATQLSPLVGLDAPTLEIALKRAGYGVQPITDATVTYQQNIADTFSTLKLIPGKLSVASAR, from the coding sequence ATGACCGACACACCGCACGCAGACGCTGAAACGACACCGGCAAACCCGCGCCGCCGCCAATGGCTGCATGGTGCGGCCGCCGGTCTGGCCGGGCTCGCGCTCGGGCCGCTCGCGGCCGGCCCCGCCCGGGCCGACGACACGGGCACGCGGCTGCGCATCGGCTTCCAGAAGTACGGCAACTTCGTCGTGCTCAAGGCACGCGGCACGCTCGAGAAGCGCCTCGCGAGCCAGGGCGTCACCGTCCAATGGCTCGAATTCCCGGCCGGCCCGCAACTGCTCGAAGGGCTGAACGCCGGCGCGATCGACGTCGGCACGGTCGGCGAAACGCCGCCGATCTTCGCGCAGGCCGGCGGCGTCGATTTCGTCTATATCGGCAACGAGCCGCCCGCGCCGCAGGGCGAGGCGATCATCGTGCTGCCCGATTCGCCGATCCGCACCGTCGCGCAACTGCGCGGCAAGAAGGTTGCGTTCAACAAGGGCTCGAACGTCCACTTCCTGCTCGTGAAGGCGCTCGAACGCGCGGGCCTGACGTATGCGGACATCCAGCCGATCTACCTGACGCCCGCCGACGCGCGCGCCGCGTTCGTGCAACGCAGTATCGATGCGTGGGTGATCTGGGATCCGTATTTCGCCGCCGCCGAGCGGCAGCTCGGCGCGCGTGTGGTCGCGAACGGCGACGGGCTGGTGCGCAACACGCAGTACTACCTCGCCGCGCGCAAGTATGCGGCTGCCCACCCGCAGGTGCTGCGCACGCTGCTCGACGAAGTCGACGCGGTCGACCGCTGGGCGCGCGATCACGTTCCCGAGGTCGCCACGCAACTGTCGCCGCTCGTCGGCCTCGACGCGCCGACGCTCGAAATCGCACTCAAGCGTGCCGGCTACGGCGTGCAGCCCATCACCGATGCGACGGTCACGTATCAGCAGAACATCGCCGACACGTTCAGCACGCTGAAGCTGATTCCGGGCAAGCTGTCGGTCGCCAGCGCGCGCTGA
- a CDS encoding outer membrane protein assembly factor BamE, whose product MQNQRIRVSIQAARAAAAVCLAVVVAGCGNLSIVTPEGTTDRPVFPDVSHAGVNDGAWPNLDNLRSVRAGMNKTQLYALLGTPHFSEGLMGVREWDYLFHLTSKSGPVQCQYKVLFDQDRVARTFLWKPESCAEVAGAPAG is encoded by the coding sequence ATGCAAAACCAGCGCATTCGCGTATCGATCCAGGCCGCACGCGCGGCGGCGGCCGTCTGTCTCGCCGTCGTCGTCGCGGGCTGCGGCAATCTCAGCATCGTCACGCCGGAAGGTACGACCGACCGGCCCGTGTTTCCGGACGTGAGCCACGCCGGCGTGAACGACGGTGCATGGCCGAACCTCGACAACCTGCGCAGCGTGCGTGCCGGAATGAACAAGACGCAGCTCTATGCGCTGCTCGGCACGCCGCACTTCTCGGAAGGGTTGATGGGCGTGCGCGAGTGGGACTACCTGTTCCATCTGACGTCGAAGAGCGGGCCGGTTCAGTGCCAGTACAAGGTGCTGTTCGATCAGGACCGCGTGGCGCGTACGTTCCTGTGGAAACCCGAAAGCTGCGCGGAGGTGGCCGGCGCGCCAGCCGGCTGA
- a CDS encoding ABC transporter permease, giving the protein MPDSAIPALTPEGPPTPARRLHVPDWRGFVLPVVAFALWWSIASAHLVKSGLLVGPSDVLRTAWAQATSGALGRALSASLAREACGFAIGAMGGLLLGAALGLSRVAARMVGPSFDTFKQISLFAWIPLISVWFGLGDAAKIVFLSLAALLPVAAHTCDGIHAVPRTYVDVARALRYTRLQFVRHVILPAALPSIFTGLYLGLIYSWLATLGAEYLLVAGSGIGNTLIDGSEQFRMDLVLFGIVVVGVTGWALNAIARAIERKVLARRGDLPR; this is encoded by the coding sequence GTGCCGGACTCCGCCATCCCCGCACTCACACCGGAAGGTCCGCCCACGCCCGCCCGCCGCCTGCACGTACCCGACTGGCGCGGCTTCGTACTGCCTGTCGTTGCGTTCGCACTCTGGTGGTCGATCGCGTCCGCGCATCTCGTGAAAAGCGGGCTGCTCGTCGGCCCGTCCGACGTCCTGCGCACCGCATGGGCGCAGGCCACGAGCGGCGCGCTCGGCCGCGCCTTGTCCGCGTCGCTCGCGCGCGAAGCGTGCGGCTTCGCGATCGGTGCGATGGGCGGGCTGCTGCTCGGCGCCGCGCTCGGGCTGTCGCGCGTCGCCGCGCGAATGGTCGGCCCGAGCTTCGACACGTTCAAGCAGATCTCGCTGTTCGCGTGGATTCCGCTGATTTCCGTGTGGTTCGGCCTCGGCGACGCCGCCAAGATCGTGTTCCTGTCGCTCGCCGCGCTGCTGCCCGTCGCCGCGCACACCTGCGACGGCATTCACGCCGTGCCGCGTACCTATGTCGACGTCGCGCGCGCGCTGCGCTACACGCGACTCCAGTTCGTTCGCCACGTGATCCTGCCGGCCGCGTTGCCGTCGATCTTCACCGGCCTGTATCTTGGCCTGATCTATTCGTGGCTTGCGACGCTCGGCGCCGAGTACCTGCTGGTCGCAGGCAGCGGCATAGGCAACACGCTGATCGACGGCAGCGAGCAATTCCGGATGGATCTCGTACTGTTCGGGATCGTCGTCGTCGGCGTGACCGGCTGGGCACTGAACGCGATCGCGCGTGCGATCGAGCGCAAGGTGCTGGCCCGTCGTGGCGACCTTCCGCGCTGA
- a CDS encoding ABC transporter ATP-binding protein, giving the protein MTTLASDSLDILHVSKHYAQRGATLAVLDDVSLHVRAGEFVTIVGASGCGKSTLLRLVAGLDTDYAGEIRAGDERVRDTSLQRGIVFQDHRLFPWLTVEQNIAAALRNAPLDTAAKRRAVADHIALVGLNGFEHAFPNQLSGGMAQRVAIARGLVNRPRVLLLDEPFGALDAQTRARMQNELLRIWEQERITMMLVTHDVDEAVYLGDRVVTMAPRPGRIERIVDVALPRPRRRDAPEFARLRDTVLADFDDSELPRNGGTGGKRVDTPRPHRIGEWRLAW; this is encoded by the coding sequence ATGACGACGCTCGCCTCCGATTCGCTCGACATCCTCCATGTGAGCAAGCACTACGCACAACGCGGCGCGACGCTTGCCGTGCTCGACGACGTATCGCTGCACGTGCGCGCCGGCGAATTCGTCACGATCGTCGGCGCGAGCGGCTGCGGCAAATCGACCCTGCTGCGGCTGGTTGCCGGGCTCGACACCGACTATGCCGGCGAGATCCGCGCCGGCGACGAACGCGTGCGCGATACGTCGCTGCAACGCGGGATCGTATTCCAGGATCACCGGCTGTTCCCGTGGCTGACCGTCGAACAGAACATCGCCGCCGCATTGCGCAACGCGCCGCTCGACACGGCCGCGAAGCGGCGTGCAGTCGCGGATCACATCGCGCTCGTCGGACTGAACGGCTTCGAGCATGCGTTTCCGAACCAGTTGTCGGGCGGGATGGCCCAGCGCGTCGCGATCGCGCGCGGCCTCGTGAACCGCCCGCGCGTGCTGCTGCTCGACGAGCCGTTCGGCGCGCTCGACGCGCAGACGCGCGCGCGGATGCAGAACGAACTGCTGCGCATCTGGGAACAGGAACGAATCACGATGATGCTCGTCACGCACGACGTCGACGAAGCCGTCTATCTCGGCGACCGCGTCGTCACGATGGCGCCGCGCCCGGGCCGCATCGAGCGCATCGTCGATGTCGCACTGCCGCGGCCGCGCCGGCGCGATGCGCCGGAATTCGCGCGATTGCGCGACACGGTGCTCGCCGATTTCGACGACAGCGAACTGCCGCGTAACGGCGGCACGGGCGGCAAGCGCGTCGACACGCCGCGCCCGCACCGGATCGGCGAATGGCGGCTCGCATGGTAG
- a CDS encoding TauD/TfdA dioxygenase family protein — MSALLEPAAQPVDVIPLSAHIGAEIRGVDLTQPLTTPQIAAIRAALLRWRVIFFREQFLTHEQHVAFSAQFGEPTVGHPVFGHVDGHPAVYSIAKHRKATRFEGEPVRRPWTGWHTDVTAAVNPPWASILRGVTIPPYGGDTHWTNLVRAYETLSAPLRGFVDGLRGIHRFTPPAGARATGAFDEAVERRPLVTEHPLVRVHPETGERALYVSPSFLKSIVGLTPRESQALLELLWEHVTRPEFTIRFKWEPRSIAFWDNRATAHLAPVDIFDLDFDRQLYRTTLTGDVPVGPDGRPSVALEGSPVEAAAAVALN, encoded by the coding sequence ATGAGCGCCCTACTCGAACCTGCCGCCCAGCCAGTCGACGTGATTCCGCTGTCCGCCCATATCGGTGCGGAAATCCGCGGCGTCGACCTCACGCAACCGCTGACCACGCCGCAGATCGCGGCGATCCGCGCCGCGCTGCTGAGATGGCGCGTCATCTTCTTCCGCGAACAGTTCCTCACGCACGAGCAGCACGTCGCGTTCTCCGCGCAGTTCGGCGAACCGACGGTCGGCCACCCGGTGTTCGGGCATGTCGACGGTCATCCGGCCGTCTACTCGATCGCGAAGCATCGCAAGGCGACCCGCTTCGAGGGCGAACCGGTGCGCCGGCCGTGGACCGGCTGGCACACCGACGTGACGGCCGCCGTGAATCCGCCGTGGGCGTCGATCCTGCGTGGCGTGACGATCCCGCCGTACGGCGGCGACACGCACTGGACGAATCTCGTGCGGGCCTACGAGACGCTGTCCGCGCCGCTGCGTGGCTTCGTCGACGGCTTGCGCGGCATCCATCGCTTCACGCCGCCGGCCGGTGCGCGCGCGACCGGCGCGTTCGACGAGGCCGTCGAACGCCGCCCGCTCGTGACCGAGCATCCGCTCGTGCGCGTTCATCCGGAGACGGGCGAACGCGCGCTGTATGTGAGCCCGAGCTTCCTGAAATCGATCGTCGGCCTGACGCCGCGCGAGAGCCAGGCGCTGCTCGAACTGCTGTGGGAGCACGTGACGCGTCCTGAGTTCACGATCCGCTTCAAGTGGGAACCGCGCAGCATCGCGTTCTGGGACAACCGTGCGACCGCGCATCTTGCACCGGTCGACATCTTCGATCTCGACTTCGACCGCCAGCTCTACCGCACCACGTTGACCGGCGACGTGCCGGTCGGCCCCGACGGCCGGCCGTCGGTTGCGCTCGAAGGCTCGCCGGTCGAAGCGGCCGCGGCCGTCGCGCTGAACTGA
- a CDS encoding putative glycolipid-binding domain-containing protein has protein sequence MTQQDEAVRTHCVAWQIVQTWQACEWCRLVESHSGIDLSGSVSGAIDGTPFRVDYAIGCGADWLTRSARVTRWVGTTQQWDIACDAGQWTIDGVDAPALAGATDIDLGFSPSTNTLPIRRLALAVGESAVIRTAWLRFPDFDFVRGEQRYTRTALHRYRYESGTYAADIAIDDAGLVTDYDEWRRIGAAPAR, from the coding sequence ATGACGCAACAGGACGAGGCCGTGCGCACGCACTGTGTCGCATGGCAGATCGTGCAGACGTGGCAGGCGTGCGAATGGTGCCGGCTCGTCGAATCGCACTCGGGCATCGACCTGTCGGGCTCGGTGTCGGGTGCGATCGACGGCACGCCGTTTCGCGTCGACTACGCGATTGGATGCGGCGCCGACTGGCTCACGCGCTCGGCACGCGTGACACGCTGGGTCGGCACCACGCAGCAGTGGGACATCGCCTGCGATGCAGGCCAATGGACGATCGACGGTGTCGATGCGCCGGCGCTCGCGGGCGCGACCGATATCGACCTCGGTTTCAGCCCGTCGACCAACACGCTGCCGATTCGGCGGCTCGCGCTCGCCGTCGGCGAATCGGCCGTGATCCGCACCGCGTGGCTGCGTTTTCCGGATTTCGACTTCGTGCGCGGCGAACAGCGCTATACACGCACGGCGCTGCATCGCTATCGCTACGAGAGCGGCACGTATGCGGCCGATATCGCGATCGACGACGCGGGCCTCGTCACCGATTACGACGAATGGCGGCGCATCGGCGCCGCGCCCGCGCGGTAA
- a CDS encoding DUF427 domain-containing protein: MSISPDAPSRPVKSPGPDHPITIEPHPRRVVVKVAGKVVADTRHALALREASYPAVLYLPREDADMSLLQRTDHATYCPYKGDCAYYSIPAGGERATNAVWTYEHPYPAVEAIRGHLAFYPDRVDSIEESAAGTD; encoded by the coding sequence ATGTCGATCAGTCCCGATGCGCCCTCTCGCCCCGTGAAATCGCCGGGCCCCGATCATCCGATCACGATCGAACCGCATCCGCGGCGCGTGGTCGTGAAGGTGGCCGGCAAGGTCGTCGCCGATACGCGCCATGCGCTGGCGCTGCGCGAGGCCAGCTATCCGGCCGTGCTCTACCTGCCGCGCGAAGACGCCGACATGTCGCTGCTGCAGCGCACGGATCACGCGACCTACTGCCCGTACAAGGGCGACTGCGCGTACTACTCGATCCCGGCCGGCGGCGAACGCGCAACCAACGCGGTATGGACCTACGAGCATCCGTATCCGGCTGTCGAAGCGATTCGCGGGCACCTCGCGTTTTATCCGGATCGCGTCGATTCGATCGAGGAAAGCGCGGCCGGCACCGATTGA